Part of the Siniperca chuatsi isolate FFG_IHB_CAS linkage group LG6, ASM2008510v1, whole genome shotgun sequence genome, AGGTCCTCCTGGACTCTGCTGGAGTTCGCCTGGTGTCACAACAAAATGAGTGAATACAGGAAGTAACCTTTTCAGCTAAACTACCTGGACGAATACACCAACAGATGAAAAACTACCAAACTGTATGCAGCCTTGATTCAATTTTAGTTCAGCCGTGTATGTTTCTGTACCTCTAAGTTGTCAAGGCTCTGTTTGAGAGTGCAGATGAAGTTTGAAATCTCCTCATTCTTCATGGCCAGCGTGTGGGTGATCTTACGCAAAGATTCCTAAAGAAAAGACAACATCTAACTTTTGTATATTCAACATTTTGTTATacctaaaacaaaaaaggacaaaatctGATCCTTTCAGACTGCATGCAATGCAAAGCCTACACAGTTTAATATTCTCCATCAGTGGTCTCAAAGCCTGTGGCATTAGAGGGCTGAATGACTGCAGGTTTCTCCTCTAACCCAACACTTCACCAGCTCTTTTCACTGACTCGGGCatcctctgtgtttgtgctaaTCAGTGTTTGGTTGGAGAGGACACATGGAGCTTTAGGCTTTGAGCTCCCTTTTAAACATGATTAAACATTTGTTCTTCAGATCGGGTCAGAGAGGGATCTATGCCTCAGTGCACAGGGAGGGAGGACAGGACAGGGCGGAAGGATGcgcatttataatttaataatgcagCTCCACAACCATTGAACAGCCGACTTCAAAAAGGGCTGAACACACACTAGGTCGATTAATATACGGATCACACCTCTGAATGATACGTTCCCACTTCTGTTATATTTCATCTCGAGCCGGCTATTCCACAGTGAACAAGTCCATTCATACCGAAGCACTGTGTAACGTTAGTGTTTGTTGATGCGAGAGGAGCTGCGCCAAGGCCCCCAGTCCCTGACTATAACGTCGATACATCGATAACAAAGTCATCGATAGTATGCACGAGATAAACCTCACCTTCAACCGGACACACACTGATTCAAACATAAAACACCACTGTGAAACACGAGTCCGTACCGCATCCACAAGATCCCCAATTTTCGCAGCTTGTTCCCCTCCTTCCTTTGTACACTACGCCCTGAAACGGCTTCCCCCATCAGAGACACCTGTTCCTCCGGCTCCGGCTCACCTTCTGGTCTCCCATCTCGCCGCTCCGGTGCACCGGCGCCGCTCGAGCCGCAAACTCCGCCGGTATTTCTCCTCCGTCCCCCGCTTTTTGGTTTGTTAGCACGGCGGAGCTGGTACTGATGCTGCCGGAGTGCAACGCATCTTCGGACGGACACCAACCACCAACGCCTTTGGGCCGTAGTGCGTAGAGCGCATGCGGCAGAGGAGAATTCTGGGTACTGATGTTTCTGTTGCGCGGGTGAGTAATGGTGCCTTCAGGGACGGTCggagaaaagtgtttttttattccgaacaaaaaatatatatataaaaaaaaaatagattctGGAAAATAGCTACAGGATCACTGAAGAGTCAGTTTATGTGTAACTTAACAAATCAAActaatcaaaaatatattttgtttggatGAAGGGTGaagattttagaaaatacttttaaaatagaaaatactaCAAATTGATTTGCATCGAAAACAGGCTGGAAtatctttaatgttttggtgggtgtttttcagatattttgttattttttgtatgaaaaatatttattagtaaagtaactagtaaccattaactatttaactattttatattaactatCCGTTAAATAAATGGCGCAAAAagtccctctgaaatgtagtggagtagaagtataaagcagaaTGAAATGGAgacacaagtactgtactggTGTAAATGCACTTAATTACATTACACCACTGATGTAGTCACCGTCTGCAGCtcttttgtttgtatctgtatttctttgtattAAAGTTGGCAGACCTGGGAGAAATTTGAGGCCCTGCAACATCCCCTCTCCTGGCTGAAATCCACCATTAAGTGACTCATGTTGTCACTGGCTTTAGCCTTCAGGGAGAGGCGAAAGGCTGGAGCCATCACGTCACGCTGCggacaaagagagacacacaaaaacacacaaacacacggagTGAAACAAGCGTGGTCCGTTATTCAACTGGATCCGAGGCAAAAACTGGTGATTTCTACTACTGCTTACTAAGAAAAGGCCACTAACTAGACTTCTGTTACTACCACCGAACTCATCACGCTGATCAACATTTAAAAGCGGAGCTAGACAGGAGCAGCAGTCATCCAGGAGGGCTGACACAGGGTGGTACAGACTTGAGAAGACAGtgggaaacacaaagacaaaaaggccGAATGAAAAGCTTTCCATAGTGCTTATTGTCTCACGAAATGGGTGCGGTGGCTACACGTTTGATGCATGCATGCTACATTATGAGATGGCTCAATGGTTACAGGAGGCTATAACAAAAAGGGAAACAATGGATGACTGAGTACTATACCTATCCTTAATGTCTTTGGCCGCctggagaggagaagcagaCGGGGAtaggaaaaggagagaagagataCGGAGCGAAGAGAAAACTGAGTTGAAGCCCATCATGTTGTCATTTAACACAAAAAAGTCGCTGGTGGCTGTGTTAAAATAACTGGTAGTATGACACCACGAGAAGGACAGAttaaatcatatatatatttatatatggaCACTAAAATTCACCATCAGTCATTATAAATGAAGTTATAAACAGCGAGCAGAAGGAACAGTGCAGCAGCATTACATCAGCAGCGGAGTCTGTTAGTTACCTGAGTGAAACCGTCCGTCTCAGAGGAGCACAGCGTCTGGTTGGccagctccagcagctcctccgAACTCTCCAGGGCTTTGGAACAGGCACTCAGCTGACCCTGAGAAAAAACACCAACCCACAGTTTAACAGAGTACATCTGCAAAACTTTAACACGTTCATTTTTAGTTATAATGGGACTACTGTGTTCCCTGCAGAAGCTATGGAGTTAGCTGCATCATTTGAGAGTCATGGCTTGGTCCTGAGGCTGCAGAGCTGTTGATGCATGTACCAAAGACAGAGAACTTTGAGAAGCACACAATCAATGGTATTTTGAACTGGGAGGAATTAAGAAACGCCTTATTTCTGTGCATGTGAACTGGAACGAAAAAACAcgactgcaaaaaaaaaaaaaaaaaacttaaaatcagCTATATGGTGACAGAACTTTAAAAGCAAAGTTGCCAAAGCTTAAAACACTGAAttgtattagatttttttttttaaagtacagtaTCACAAGGTCTTTTAAAAACTACTACATATCACTTTGGGCCAACAGATCCAACACATTAATTTGATACTTAAATATCTCTCTAGGTGACCTAGCATGCATGTAAATACTCGTTTTGTTATCAAAAGATTTAGtttcattttcctttaaatgtaacatactttgtttaaaatgtgtgcttTATATAAGCGACATACTGGCTGTTTTATACATAGATACATTTAGTTTGTCTCAGTTGTATTCTCTCTTATTTTTTCCAAAGACCAGTtgtctttaaatgtattgtctttcatttgtttctgtgtgtaatgaaatgttgtgttttgtttgattttgttcaAGCACAAAGCAAAGTTGATGACATTTTAAGTTTCCCCTACAGAGCCAGGTTTTCAGTGAGCACTTTGAGAACaccttttcagtttttagtcAGACACTAAAAGGTCAggtgggtgttttttttcttctgtggtgacttcaaagcaaaaacacataatttgtttgatgatcaaAAAATGTACTTCCCACATTTGCTTATTTACCTGACAAAAAATACCGAATAAGTTTCTCTCATAAGCTTGAATATTCttattgaaaaaacaacaacaaagggaTTAGcgattaaataaaacacatttgctagtattttgagagtttaaagaaaCGCAAAGACAGCAGCAGCTACCTGGAGCTCATACGTGCGGCTGGCTCTCTCCTGTTTGATGCGCGTCACCATGTTTTCCTTCATCTCGTCCAGAACAGAGTGGAGGGAGGTGAACTCAGACTCCAGGTCCTCCTGGACTCTGCTGGAGTTCGCCTGGTGTCACAAC contains:
- the LOC122878245 gene encoding fibronectin type III and SPRY domain-containing protein 1-like isoform X1 translates to MGDQKESLRKITHTLAMKNEEISNFICTLKQSLDNLEANSSRVQEDLESEFTSLHSVLDEMKENMVTRIKQERASRTYELQGQLSACSKALESSEELLELANQTLCSSETDGFTQAAKDIKDRYSTQSSIVSLFVIASCNH
- the LOC122878245 gene encoding fibronectin type III and SPRY domain-containing protein 1-like isoform X2; translation: MKNEEISNFICTLKQSLDNLEANSSRVQEDLESEFTSLHSVLDEMKENMVTRIKQERASRTYELQGQLSACSKALESSEELLELANQTLCSSETDGFTQAAKDIKDRYSTQSSIVSLFVIASCNH